From Pseudomonas putida, one genomic window encodes:
- the secE gene encoding preprotein translocase subunit SecE — MTPKTEAQESRFDLFKWLAVVALVVVGVVGNQYYSASPILYRVLALLALAAVAGFVALQTAKGKSFFALAKEARTEIRKVVWPTRQETTQTTLIVVAVVLVMALLLWGLDSLLGWAVSLIVG, encoded by the coding sequence ATGACTCCCAAAACTGAAGCCCAAGAATCGCGTTTTGATCTGTTCAAGTGGCTGGCTGTAGTGGCTTTGGTGGTTGTTGGTGTAGTGGGTAATCAGTATTACTCCGCCTCTCCAATCCTGTACCGCGTTCTTGCACTTCTCGCCCTGGCTGCTGTTGCGGGCTTTGTAGCTCTGCAGACCGCGAAGGGTAAGTCGTTCTTTGCGCTTGCGAAGGAAGCTCGTACTGAGATCCGTAAAGTCGTGTGGCCGACCCGCCAGGAAACCACCCAGACCACGCTGATTGTCGTGGCTGTCGTGCTGGTTATGGCACTGCTGCTGTGGGGGCTTGATTCCCTGCTCGGCTGGGCGGTCTCCCTGATCGTTGGCTAA
- the tuf gene encoding elongation factor Tu, giving the protein MAKEKFDRSLPHVNVGTIGHVDHGKTTLTAALTRVCSEVFGSAIVEFDKIDSAPEEKARGITINTAHVEYNSTIRHYAHVDCPGHADYVKNMITGAAQMDGAILVCSAADGPMPQTREHILLSRQVGVPYIVVFLNKADLVDDAELLELVEMEVRDLLSTYDFPGDDTPIIIGSARMALEGKDDNEMGTTAVKKLVETLDSYIPEPVRAIDQPFLMPIEDVFSISGRGTVVTGRIERGIVRVQDPLEIVGLRDTTTTTCTGVEMFRKLLDEGRAGENCGVLLRGTKRDDVERGQVLVKPGSVKPHTKFTAEVYVLSKEEGGRHTPFFKGYRPQFYFRTTDVTGNCELPEGVEMVMPGDNIQMTVTLIKTIAMEDGLRFAIREGGRTVGAGVVAKIIE; this is encoded by the coding sequence ATGGCTAAGGAAAAGTTTGATCGTTCCCTTCCCCACGTTAACGTCGGCACTATCGGCCACGTTGACCACGGTAAGACCACTCTGACCGCAGCTCTGACTCGCGTTTGCTCCGAAGTTTTCGGTTCGGCAATCGTTGAGTTCGACAAGATCGACTCGGCTCCGGAAGAAAAAGCGCGCGGTATCACCATCAACACCGCTCACGTCGAGTACAACTCGACCATTCGTCACTACGCTCACGTTGACTGCCCAGGTCACGCTGACTATGTGAAGAACATGATCACCGGTGCTGCCCAGATGGACGGCGCGATCCTGGTTTGCTCGGCCGCCGATGGTCCGATGCCACAAACCCGTGAGCACATCCTGCTGTCCCGTCAGGTTGGCGTTCCGTACATCGTGGTCTTCCTGAACAAGGCCGACCTGGTAGACGACGCTGAGCTGCTGGAACTGGTCGAGATGGAAGTTCGCGACCTGCTGTCCACCTACGACTTCCCAGGCGACGACACTCCGATCATCATCGGTTCCGCTCGTATGGCGCTGGAAGGCAAAGACGACAACGAAATGGGCACTACCGCTGTCAAGAAGCTGGTAGAGACTCTGGACAGCTACATTCCTGAGCCAGTTCGTGCGATCGACCAGCCGTTCCTGATGCCGATCGAAGACGTATTCTCGATCTCGGGTCGTGGTACCGTTGTTACCGGCCGTATCGAGCGTGGTATCGTCCGCGTTCAGGATCCGCTGGAAATCGTTGGTCTGCGTGACACCACCACCACCACCTGCACCGGTGTTGAGATGTTCCGCAAGCTGCTGGACGAAGGCCGTGCTGGCGAGAACTGCGGCGTTCTGCTGCGTGGTACCAAGCGTGACGACGTTGAGCGTGGCCAGGTTCTGGTCAAGCCAGGTTCGGTCAAGCCGCACACCAAGTTCACCGCAGAAGTCTACGTTCTGTCGAAGGAAGAAGGCGGCCGTCACACGCCGTTCTTCAAAGGCTACCGTCCTCAGTTCTACTTCCGTACCACTGACGTGACCGGTAACTGCGAACTGCCGGAAGGCGTTGAAATGGTAATGCCAGGTGACAACATTCAGATGACTGTTACCCTGATCAAGACCATCGCAATGGAAGACGGTCTGCGCTTCGCTATCCGTGAAGGCGGTCGTACCGTCGGCGCCGGCGTCGTAGCAAAAATTATCGAATAA
- the birA gene encoding bifunctional biotin--[acetyl-CoA-carboxylase] ligase/biotin operon repressor BirA encodes MLKLLNLLKDGRFHSGEALGAALGVSRSAVWKQLQHLESELNLTIHKVRGRGYQLAAPLALLEAKAIAEFADAEQWPMFIHETIDSTNAEGLRLAGQGQAAPFLVLAERQSAGRGRRGRQWVSPFAENLYYSLVLRVEGGMRQLEGLSLVVGLAVMRTLEGLGVKEVGLKWPNDVLVRGQKIAGILLELVGDPADVCHVVLGIGVNVNMQSNVQVDQQWTSIRREVGAPIDRNRLVAMLSQQLQHELARHRRYGFAAFQEEWEQAHLWQGRNVSLVAGSTQINGVVLGVDGQGGLRLEVDGVEKSFSGGELSLRLHDDS; translated from the coding sequence ATGGCCGGTTCCATTCCGGAGAAGCCTTGGGGGCAGCCCTCGGGGTGAGTCGCAGCGCCGTTTGGAAGCAGCTGCAGCATCTGGAGAGTGAGCTAAATCTCACCATTCACAAGGTTCGTGGGCGTGGCTATCAGCTAGCGGCGCCCCTGGCGTTGCTCGAAGCGAAGGCTATTGCCGAATTCGCTGATGCTGAGCAATGGCCAATGTTCATCCACGAAACCATCGACTCTACCAATGCTGAAGGCCTGCGGCTTGCAGGTCAGGGGCAGGCTGCTCCATTTCTGGTGCTTGCCGAGCGTCAGAGTGCTGGCCGTGGCCGTCGTGGTCGTCAGTGGGTCAGCCCATTCGCAGAAAACCTTTATTACAGTCTGGTGTTGCGGGTCGAGGGCGGCATGCGCCAGCTCGAGGGGCTGAGTCTGGTGGTCGGCTTGGCGGTAATGCGGACCTTGGAAGGCTTGGGTGTAAAGGAAGTCGGGCTCAAGTGGCCTAATGACGTACTGGTGCGTGGGCAGAAAATCGCGGGCATCCTGCTTGAGTTGGTCGGTGATCCGGCAGACGTCTGTCACGTTGTTCTTGGCATTGGCGTCAACGTGAACATGCAGTCAAATGTGCAAGTCGATCAGCAGTGGACCTCCATACGGCGTGAGGTTGGCGCTCCGATTGATCGGAATCGCCTGGTGGCAATGCTCAGCCAGCAATTGCAGCATGAGTTGGCGCGACACCGACGCTATGGTTTTGCCGCATTCCAGGAAGAATGGGAACAAGCACATCTATGGCAGGGGCGTAACGTGTCCCTTGTTGCCGGCAGTACCCAGATCAACGGGGTAGTGCTCGGGGTGGACGGGCAGGGCGGCTTGCGCCTGGAGGTCGATGGTGTGGAGAAGAGCTTCAGTGGTGGTGAGCTCAGTTTGAGGTTGCATGATGATTCTTGA
- a CDS encoding pantothenate kinase has product MILELDCGNSFIKWRVIHAVDATIVGGGIVDSDQALVAQVGTLTSLRLSGCRIVSVRSEEETAALCGLINQAFSVVPRVAEPAREMAGVRNGYEDFQRLGMDRWLAALGAFHLAKGACLVIDLGTAAKADFIGADGEHLGGYICPGMPLMRSQLRTHTRRIRYDDASAERALTSLAPGRSTVEAVERGCVLMLQGFARTQLEQARSLWGEAFTVFLTGGDAPLVREAAPQARVVPDLVFVGLAMACPLN; this is encoded by the coding sequence ATGATTCTTGAGCTCGATTGCGGTAACAGCTTCATCAAATGGCGAGTCATCCATGCTGTTGACGCCACTATCGTGGGTGGCGGCATTGTGGATTCCGATCAGGCGCTAGTGGCCCAGGTCGGTACTTTGACTTCGCTTCGCCTGTCAGGCTGCCGTATTGTCAGTGTGCGTAGTGAGGAAGAAACGGCGGCGCTCTGTGGGCTGATCAATCAGGCGTTTTCTGTGGTGCCGCGGGTAGCGGAACCGGCCCGTGAGATGGCTGGGGTGCGCAATGGATATGAAGACTTCCAGCGCCTGGGCATGGATCGCTGGCTGGCGGCGTTGGGTGCTTTCCACCTGGCCAAGGGGGCTTGCCTGGTGATCGACCTGGGTACAGCTGCCAAGGCCGACTTCATTGGTGCTGATGGCGAGCACCTGGGGGGATACATCTGCCCGGGTATGCCGCTGATGCGCAGCCAACTGCGCACGCACACTCGCCGGATCCGCTACGACGACGCATCTGCTGAGCGTGCATTGACCAGTCTTGCTCCTGGACGTTCGACTGTTGAGGCGGTCGAACGGGGTTGCGTGTTGATGCTGCAAGGTTTTGCGCGCACGCAGCTGGAGCAAGCACGCTCGCTGTGGGGAGAAGCCTTTACAGTATTCCTCACGGGGGGGGATGCGCCGTTGGTACGTGAAGCTGCACCCCAGGCGCGCGTGGTTCCCGACTTGGTATTCGTTGGCCTGGCAATGGCCTGCCCTTTGAACTGA